Proteins from one Ricinus communis isolate WT05 ecotype wild-type chromosome 9, ASM1957865v1, whole genome shotgun sequence genomic window:
- the LOC8270410 gene encoding F-box/FBD/LRR-repeat protein At5g56420: MSSASKRQRANDDRISGLPEPILCHILSSLDTVDAVKSSILSRIWRHNWTSVADLKIHDSLCPNRRSKRAKLAHMKSFVDLLNRVLMLHKHPYIERLSLTLNNAYSTSDINSWILVAVTHNVEELALSIRNECTLQLPKILFTCESLKVLKLDSRIESLKFLKLNSRIKVKIPKFVCLRVSRSYILNLSIILV; the protein is encoded by the coding sequence ATGAGTTCTGCATCAAAACGACAAAGAGCAAATGATGATAGGATTAGTGGGTTGCCAGAGCCAATTTTGTGTCATATTTTGTCATCTCTTGATACCGTTGATGCAGTTAAAAGCAGCATTTTATCCAGGATATGGAGACACAACTGGACCTCAGTAGCTGATCTCAAAATTCATGATTCGTTGTGTCCTAACAGAAGGTCTAAAAGAGCTAAACTAGCACATATGAAATCCTTTGTGGATCTTTTAAATAGGGTTCTGATGCTCCATAAACACCCCTACATCGAGAGGTTGAGTCTTACACTGAATAATGCATATTCTACTTCTGATATAAACTCATGGATATTGGTTGCAGTAACACATAATGTTGAGGAGCTTGCTCTTTCCATCCGAAATGAATGTACTCTTCAGCTtcctaaaattctttttacttgTGAATCTTTAAAGGTTCTGAAGCTTGATTCTAGAATTGAATCCTTAAAGTTTCTGAAGCTTAATTCTAGAATTAAGGTCAAGATTCCAAAATTTGTATGTCTCCGAGTCTCAAGGTCCTACATCTTGAATCTCTCCATTATTCTAGTGTGA